A region of the Methanobacterium sp. Maddingley MBC34 genome:
TATTTGATGGAAGGGAACTATAAAAATAATGCGACTTGGAACTGGGGGGTTTGTAAGAAAAAGTGCCACCAGGAATCAGGGTACTAAAGATTTAGGTTAGCTAAGGAAATTAGGTATATTGTGTATAAAAAGTTTGATGAGATTTAGGATAGTAATTTGGGTTAAATCATGTTTTAATCAAATTCACGTTATTATTGGTGATTAATGGCTATTAATGGTTAATGGCATCTTTTACTTTATCAAAAAAACCCTTTTCCTCCTGGTAGATTTCTTTGCCGCTGATCTCGGCAAATTCTTCCAGGAGTTCTTTCTGACGGGTGCTGAGCTTCTTGGGAGTGACAACCTTAACCTTCACATACAGGTTTCCCTTACCATTCCATCTTAAATGGGGCATACCATGACCTTTTATACGGAATGATGTTCCGGTCTGGGTTCCTGCAGGTACTTTAAGTTCCACTTCTCCATCGATGGTCGGTACGTCAACTTTATCTCCCAGGGTGGCCTGCACAAAGCTGATGGGTTTTTCATAGTGAAGATTGGCTCCTTCCCTTTGGAAGTACTTGTGTGGTTTCACCCGAATGTGAACGTAAAGATCTCCTGGTGGTCCGCCACGTTTACCAACATCTCCTTCTCCAGGAACACGCAGACGGGATCCATCCTCCACCCCTGAAGGTATGTTAATGTGAATGGTGCTTTTTTGCCTTACAATACCCTTACCATGGCATTCATGGCAGGGGTTGTCTATTATTTTCCCTTCTCCACGACAGGCACTGCAGGGACGTATGGTGGCAAATTGACCCAGTGGGGTGTTCTGCACCTGTCTTACCTGACCACTTCCTCCACAAACATCACAGGTCCTGCTATCCGTTCCAGGTTCGGCTTTTGATCCATTACAGTGGGGGCAGGTTTTTTTGTGGGGGACATCAATGTCCTCTTCCAGACCATGGGCTGCATCTTCTAGGGTGATTTTCATTTCATAAAGCACGTCATCGCCCTGTTGGGGGCCGTTGCGACGACCGCCTCCAAATCCGAAGAGGTCGAATATGCTCTCGAAACCACTTGATCCTCCTCCCCCTCCTCTGCTTCCTCCGAATCCGAATCCACGGAAAATGTCTTCGAAGTTGATGTTGTTGAAAATATCTTCCTGACTGAATCCACCCATTCCTGCATGACCGTACTGGTCATAGGTGTTTTTCTTCTCCTCATCAGATAGCACAGCGTAGGCTTCACTAATTTCTTTGAACTTTTCACCTGCTTCAGGGTCTTCGCTCACATCAGGGTGATATTCCATGGCCAGTTTCCGGTAGGCCTTCTTAATATCTTTCTTAGTGGCTCCTTTCTCCACTCCCAGGACTTCGTAGTAATCGCGCTTCTCTGCCATGTTAATCTTCCTTAAATGCTTCAAATCTTAAATACTTAAATTTAATGAAGGGTCTGATTGAATATGGG
Encoded here:
- a CDS encoding chaperone protein DnaJ (PFAM: DnaJ central domain (4 repeats); DnaJ domain; DnaJ C terminal region~TIGRFAM: chaperone protein DnaJ) gives rise to the protein MAEKRDYYEVLGVEKGATKKDIKKAYRKLAMEYHPDVSEDPEAGEKFKEISEAYAVLSDEEKKNTYDQYGHAGMGGFSQEDIFNNINFEDIFRGFGFGGSRGGGGGSSGFESIFDLFGFGGGRRNGPQQGDDVLYEMKITLEDAAHGLEEDIDVPHKKTCPHCNGSKAEPGTDSRTCDVCGGSGQVRQVQNTPLGQFATIRPCSACRGEGKIIDNPCHECHGKGIVRQKSTIHINIPSGVEDGSRLRVPGEGDVGKRGGPPGDLYVHIRVKPHKYFQREGANLHYEKPISFVQATLGDKVDVPTIDGEVELKVPAGTQTGTSFRIKGHGMPHLRWNGKGNLYVKVKVVTPKKLSTRQKELLEEFAEISGKEIYQEEKGFFDKVKDAINH